In Tenacibaculum pacificus, a single window of DNA contains:
- a CDS encoding PorP/SprF family type IX secretion system membrane protein has product MNYNNKLLYTILVLFILSIFNIQGQQLPQFTQYMYNTISVNPAYAGSREVLSIVGLHRSQWAGFGKGAETQTLSINAPLRNEKIGVGLSFINDKLGYEKFTYLYGDFSYTIQLSYGLKLAFGLKAGFTQYSLDDELLIAEGLDPAVSGVGNRWEPNIGSGLFLHTEKWYVGLSTPRLINVNHNDLTVDGVNYGVLDKRSYYLTGGYVFELNNNVKFKPATLIKATNGAPLSYDVTANFLFNDKFWLGGSYRFNEYTGALGALIDFQISDDFRIGYAYEYPLSDINQFSNGTHEALLMYELNSSNRVRSPRYF; this is encoded by the coding sequence ATGAATTATAACAACAAATTATTATATACAATTCTTGTATTATTTATTTTATCAATTTTTAATATACAAGGACAACAATTACCTCAATTTACTCAATATATGTATAATACAATTTCTGTAAATCCGGCATACGCAGGTAGTAGAGAAGTATTAAGTATTGTGGGGTTACATAGAAGTCAATGGGCGGGTTTTGGAAAAGGAGCAGAAACCCAAACATTATCAATTAATGCACCATTACGAAATGAAAAAATAGGAGTAGGGTTATCATTTATAAATGATAAATTAGGCTATGAAAAATTCACTTATTTATATGGAGATTTTTCATATACTATTCAATTAAGTTATGGTTTGAAATTAGCTTTTGGTTTAAAAGCAGGTTTTACCCAATATAGTTTAGATGATGAGTTATTAATTGCAGAAGGATTAGATCCTGCAGTTAGTGGAGTAGGTAATAGATGGGAACCTAATATTGGTAGTGGTTTATTTTTACATACAGAAAAATGGTATGTAGGTTTATCTACTCCAAGATTAATAAATGTAAATCATAATGATTTAACAGTTGATGGAGTTAATTATGGTGTTCTTGATAAAAGAAGTTACTACTTGACCGGGGGATATGTTTTTGAATTAAATAATAACGTAAAATTTAAACCTGCAACTTTAATTAAAGCAACCAATGGAGCTCCTTTATCATATGATGTAACAGCAAATTTTCTTTTTAATGATAAATTTTGGTTAGGAGGTTCGTATAGATTTAATGAGTATACAGGTGCCTTGGGCGCGTTGATTGATTTTCAAATATCAGATGATTTTCGAATAGGTTACGCTTATGAGTATCCTTTATCTGATATAAATCAATTTTCAAATGGTACTCATGAAGCATTATTAATGTATGAGTTAAATAGCTCTAACAGAGTAAGGTCACCAAGATATTTTTAA